A genomic segment from Bradyrhizobium diazoefficiens USDA 110 encodes:
- a CDS encoding cystathionine gamma-synthase family protein: protein MVKPFPSKTHIGNHMLHPETLMLTYGYDPQLSEGAIKPPVFLTSTFVFRTAEDGQDFFDFVAGRREPPEGMGAGLVYSRFNHPNSEIVEDRLAVYERTESCALFSSGMAAIATTILAFVRPGDVILHSQPLYGGTETLLTNTLARLSIGAVGFADGIDEAAVKQASEEAMGKGRVSMILIETPANPTNGLVDVAMIRRIADAIGKAQGHTPIIACDNTLLGPVFQRPIEHGADLSLYSLTKYVGGHSDLIAGAALGAKAIMKGIKALRGAIGTQLDPHSCWMINRSLETLSLRMEKADANARLVAAYLRDHPKVAKVHYLGHHEEASPAGRVFARQCLGAGSTFSFDIAGGKEAAVKFLNALQILKLAVSLGGTESLASLPATMTHSGVPADIRQKIGVLDSTIRLSIGIENPSDLIADLAQALNAA from the coding sequence ATGGTAAAACCCTTTCCGTCGAAGACCCACATCGGCAACCATATGCTGCATCCGGAAACGCTGATGCTGACCTATGGCTATGATCCGCAGCTGTCGGAAGGCGCCATCAAGCCGCCGGTATTCCTGACCTCGACCTTCGTGTTCAGGACCGCCGAGGACGGGCAGGACTTCTTCGATTTCGTCGCCGGCCGGCGCGAGCCGCCGGAGGGGATGGGCGCGGGCCTGGTCTATTCGCGCTTCAACCACCCCAACAGCGAGATCGTCGAGGACAGGCTCGCGGTCTATGAGCGCACCGAGAGTTGCGCGCTGTTCTCCTCCGGCATGGCGGCCATCGCAACCACGATCCTCGCCTTCGTGCGCCCCGGCGACGTCATCCTGCACTCCCAGCCGCTCTATGGCGGGACGGAAACCCTGCTGACCAACACGCTTGCGCGCCTGTCGATCGGCGCCGTCGGCTTTGCCGACGGCATCGACGAGGCGGCGGTCAAGCAGGCCTCGGAGGAGGCGATGGGCAAGGGCCGGGTTTCGATGATCCTGATCGAGACCCCGGCCAACCCGACCAATGGCCTCGTCGACGTCGCGATGATCCGCCGCATCGCCGACGCGATCGGAAAGGCCCAGGGGCATACGCCGATCATCGCCTGCGACAATACGCTGCTCGGGCCGGTGTTTCAGCGGCCGATCGAGCATGGCGCGGACCTTTCGCTGTACTCGCTGACCAAATATGTCGGCGGTCACTCCGACCTGATCGCGGGCGCCGCGCTCGGCGCGAAGGCGATCATGAAGGGCATCAAGGCGCTGCGCGGCGCCATCGGCACCCAGCTCGATCCGCATTCCTGCTGGATGATCAACCGCTCGCTCGAGACGCTGAGCCTGCGCATGGAAAAAGCCGATGCGAATGCGCGCCTCGTGGCGGCTTATTTGCGCGATCATCCCAAGGTGGCCAAGGTCCACTATCTCGGTCATCACGAGGAGGCATCGCCGGCGGGGCGTGTGTTTGCGAGGCAGTGCCTGGGGGCGGGATCGACGTTCTCGTTCGACATCGCCGGCGGCAAGGAGGCCGCGGTCAAATTCCTCAACGCGCTGCAAATCCTCAAGCTGGCGGTGAGCCTCGGCGGCACGGAGTCGCTGGCCAGCCTGCCGGCGACGATGACCCATTCCGGCGTTCCCGCCGACATCCGCCAGAAGATCGGCGTGCTCGATTCCACGATCCGGTTGTCGATCGGCATCGAGAACCCGTCGGATCTGATCGCGGACCTCGCGCAGGCGCTGAACGCGGCTTGA
- the glyA gene encoding serine hydroxymethyltransferase: MPSFRNELSINDQEIAAALVGEERRQQDGVELIPSENYTYPEVLELLGSVFTNKYSEGYPGRRYYGGQQYTDEIERLARERACSLFRAEHANVQPLSGSPMNQAVYLGLLEPGDTILAMDLSHGGHLTHGAPVSHMGRLFNFIRYKTAPSNGGAIDFDELRAIAREARPKMVLCGYSSYPRDLDYAAFKSIADEVGALTMADVSHYGGLVAANVMRNPLDAGFDVMTTTSHKTLRGPRGGIILCRKENAGRIDASVFPGLQGGPHMNVVAGIAVTLKKAATSDFQVYARQVLRNAKVLAGALMERGMKLVTDGTDNHMMVVDTAASVGLDGRAAEDVLDAIAITTNKQVIPDDPRPPLRPSGIRLGTPAATTRGMGEPEMRRIGEFIAAALQANGNDVVVARLRSECVEMCRAFPVPGVMSRANSVAKT; the protein is encoded by the coding sequence ATGCCGTCATTTCGCAACGAACTGTCCATCAACGATCAAGAGATCGCCGCTGCCCTTGTGGGGGAAGAGCGCCGCCAACAGGACGGCGTCGAGCTGATTCCGTCCGAGAATTACACCTACCCGGAGGTGCTTGAGCTGCTCGGATCGGTCTTCACCAATAAATATTCCGAGGGATATCCGGGACGCAGATACTACGGCGGCCAGCAGTATACGGACGAAATCGAGCGCCTCGCACGCGAGCGGGCTTGCTCGCTTTTTCGTGCCGAGCACGCCAACGTTCAGCCTCTTTCCGGATCACCGATGAATCAGGCCGTCTATCTCGGCCTGTTGGAGCCCGGCGACACCATTCTCGCCATGGACCTGTCCCATGGCGGTCATCTCACCCACGGCGCGCCGGTGTCCCACATGGGGCGTTTGTTCAACTTCATTCGCTACAAGACGGCTCCGTCAAACGGCGGCGCGATAGATTTCGACGAATTGCGCGCGATTGCGCGTGAAGCGCGTCCGAAGATGGTGTTGTGCGGTTACAGCTCCTATCCGCGCGACCTGGACTATGCGGCATTCAAGAGTATTGCCGACGAAGTTGGCGCGCTCACGATGGCTGACGTGAGCCACTATGGCGGATTGGTTGCCGCGAATGTCATGCGCAATCCGCTTGATGCCGGCTTCGACGTCATGACGACGACATCCCACAAGACGCTGCGCGGCCCCCGTGGCGGGATCATCCTATGCCGGAAAGAAAATGCCGGTCGGATCGATGCTTCCGTATTTCCCGGTTTGCAGGGCGGACCTCACATGAACGTCGTGGCCGGGATTGCCGTGACGCTCAAGAAGGCGGCGACCTCGGATTTCCAGGTCTACGCGCGGCAGGTCTTGCGCAACGCGAAGGTTCTTGCCGGCGCGCTGATGGAGCGCGGGATGAAGCTGGTCACGGACGGAACGGACAATCACATGATGGTCGTCGATACGGCAGCGTCCGTCGGACTGGACGGGCGGGCAGCCGAGGATGTGCTTGATGCCATAGCCATCACCACAAACAAGCAAGTGATTCCGGACGATCCGCGCCCGCCGCTCAGGCCGAGCGGTATTCGCCTTGGGACACCGGCGGCGACCACGCGTGGCATGGGAGAGCCCGAAATGCGTCGTATCGGCGAGTTCATTGCGGCGGCTCTGCAGGCGAACGGCAACGATGTGGTCGTCGCGCGCCTCAGGTCAGAGTGCGTCGAGATGTGCCGGGCTTTTCCTGTTCCAGGCGTGATGTCCAGAGCTAATTCTGTTGCCAAGACCTGA
- a CDS encoding cytochrome c, giving the protein MKRTMIVVTTLLLGAGAVMAQQEVAVQQDNLMRSQARSLYTVILKMTKGDIPYDQKAADEAIANLETDVAKIAKTFEVNPKQDVVNATYGASPKVWKNKADFDSKIPPVQKAIAQVKGKITDVASLKAAYTAINDRCTDCHETYRLKLK; this is encoded by the coding sequence ATGAAACGGACGATGATTGTCGTGACGACCCTGCTATTGGGCGCGGGCGCCGTGATGGCGCAGCAGGAGGTCGCGGTTCAACAGGATAATCTGATGCGCTCGCAGGCCAGGAGCCTCTATACGGTCATCCTGAAGATGACCAAGGGCGATATCCCCTACGACCAGAAGGCCGCCGACGAGGCGATCGCCAATCTCGAGACCGACGTCGCCAAGATCGCCAAGACCTTCGAGGTCAATCCCAAGCAGGACGTGGTGAACGCGACCTATGGGGCCTCGCCGAAGGTCTGGAAGAACAAGGCCGATTTCGACTCCAAGATCCCGCCGGTGCAGAAGGCGATCGCGCAGGTCAAGGGCAAGATCACCGACGTCGCGAGCCTCAAGGCCGCCTATACCGCGATCAACGATCGTTGCACCGACTGCCACGAGACGTATCGGCTGAAGTTGAAGTAG
- a CDS encoding xanthine dehydrogenase family protein molybdopterin-binding subunit codes for MAAPIKFGVGQSVLRKEDDALIRGKGRYTDDYAPQAALRCLMLRSPHAHAKYTIDASRARGLPGVALILTADDVGDLGNLPCLFNLETDPFTGPPYPILAKDEVRHVGDSIAFVVAETIDQARDAIEAIEVKWSPLPAVTGVVNAVKNGAPQVWPDKAGNVLFDVSIGDKAATEAAFAKAHAVAEIAIVNPRVVASFMETRAAVCEYDAKRDHLTLTVGSQGSHRLRDILCQNVLNIPTEKMRVICPDVGGGFGTKLFPYREYALMAVAARKLKKAVKWAADRSEHFMGDAQGRDNVTTAKMALTEDGKFLAMDCDLMGDMGAYLSTFGPYIPHGGAGMLPGLYDIQAFHCRVRTIFTHSVPVDAYRGAGRPEAAYVIERLVDACARKLDMTPDAIRRKNFIQPKALPYKTATGKVYDSGDFAAHLKRAMEIAEWKEFPKRAKAAKKQGLIRGIGLASYVEICGVMGEETANVRLDPNGDVTVLIGTQSSGQGHQTAYAQIVAEQFGVAPERVHVRQGDTDEIATGLGTGGSASIPSGGVSVERATRELGQKLKEIAAQALEASAGDLEISEGVLRIAGTDRSISFADLAKRPGADPSKLNGSATFASADGTYPNGTHVAEVEIDPATGIIKIVNYVIVDDFGKTLNPLLLAGQVHGGAMQGIGQALMEQVVYGAGDGQLITATFMDYALPRAADGPDFVFETANVPCKTNPMGVKGAGEAGAIGSCPAVVNAIVDGLWREYKIDHIDMPATPERVWIAISEHRRRHSL; via the coding sequence ATGGCTGCTCCCATCAAGTTCGGCGTTGGCCAAAGTGTGCTGCGCAAGGAGGATGACGCGCTCATCCGCGGCAAGGGCCGCTATACCGACGATTACGCGCCGCAGGCCGCGCTCCGCTGCTTGATGCTGCGCTCGCCGCATGCGCATGCCAAATACACCATCGATGCGAGCCGCGCCCGCGGGCTTCCCGGCGTCGCGCTGATCCTGACCGCCGACGACGTTGGGGATCTCGGCAATCTGCCCTGCCTGTTCAACCTCGAGACCGATCCCTTCACCGGCCCGCCTTACCCGATCCTGGCCAAGGACGAGGTGCGCCATGTCGGCGATTCCATCGCCTTCGTGGTCGCCGAGACCATCGACCAGGCTCGCGACGCGATCGAGGCGATCGAGGTCAAATGGTCGCCTCTGCCGGCGGTGACCGGCGTCGTCAACGCCGTGAAGAATGGCGCGCCGCAGGTCTGGCCGGACAAGGCCGGCAACGTGCTGTTCGACGTTTCGATCGGCGACAAGGCCGCGACCGAAGCCGCCTTTGCCAAGGCGCATGCGGTCGCCGAGATCGCCATCGTCAATCCGCGCGTGGTCGCAAGCTTCATGGAGACGCGCGCGGCGGTCTGCGAATATGACGCCAAGCGCGACCATCTGACGCTGACGGTCGGCAGCCAGGGCAGCCATCGCCTGCGCGACATTCTCTGCCAGAACGTGCTGAACATCCCGACCGAGAAGATGCGGGTGATCTGCCCCGACGTCGGCGGCGGCTTCGGCACAAAACTGTTTCCGTACCGCGAATACGCCCTGATGGCGGTCGCGGCGCGCAAGCTGAAGAAGGCGGTGAAATGGGCGGCCGACCGCTCCGAGCATTTCATGGGCGACGCGCAGGGCCGCGACAACGTCACCACCGCGAAGATGGCGCTGACTGAAGACGGCAAGTTCCTCGCGATGGATTGCGACCTGATGGGCGACATGGGCGCGTACCTGTCGACCTTCGGGCCCTATATCCCGCATGGCGGCGCCGGCATGCTGCCGGGCCTCTACGACATCCAGGCCTTCCACTGCCGGGTGCGCACCATCTTCACCCACAGCGTGCCGGTCGATGCCTATCGCGGCGCGGGCCGGCCCGAGGCGGCCTATGTGATCGAGCGCCTCGTGGACGCGTGCGCGCGAAAACTCGACATGACGCCGGACGCCATCCGCCGCAAGAACTTCATCCAGCCAAAGGCGCTGCCGTACAAGACGGCCACGGGCAAGGTCTATGATTCCGGCGACTTCGCCGCGCATCTGAAGCGCGCCATGGAGATCGCCGAGTGGAAGGAGTTTCCCAAGCGCGCCAAGGCGGCCAAAAAGCAGGGGCTCATTCGCGGCATCGGCCTTGCGAGCTATGTCGAGATTTGCGGCGTGATGGGTGAGGAGACGGCCAACGTCCGCCTCGATCCCAATGGCGACGTCACTGTCCTGATCGGCACGCAGTCGAGCGGACAGGGGCACCAGACCGCCTATGCGCAGATCGTCGCCGAGCAGTTCGGCGTGGCGCCGGAGCGCGTCCACGTCCGTCAGGGCGATACCGACGAGATCGCGACCGGTCTCGGCACCGGCGGCTCGGCTTCGATCCCGTCAGGCGGCGTCAGCGTCGAGCGCGCCACGCGCGAGCTCGGGCAAAAGCTGAAGGAGATCGCGGCGCAGGCGCTGGAAGCCAGCGCCGGCGACCTCGAGATATCGGAGGGCGTGTTGCGCATCGCCGGCACCGACCGTTCGATCTCGTTCGCCGATCTCGCCAAGCGGCCGGGCGCCGATCCGTCGAAGCTGAACGGCAGCGCCACCTTCGCCAGCGCCGACGGCACCTATCCCAACGGCACCCATGTCGCGGAGGTCGAGATCGATCCGGCGACCGGCATCATCAAGATCGTCAACTACGTGATCGTCGACGATTTCGGCAAGACGCTCAACCCGCTGCTGCTCGCCGGGCAGGTGCATGGCGGCGCCATGCAGGGCATCGGCCAGGCCTTGATGGAGCAGGTGGTCTACGGGGCCGGTGACGGCCAGCTGATCACCGCGACCTTCATGGACTACGCGCTGCCGCGGGCGGCTGATGGTCCGGACTTCGTGTTCGAGACCGCCAACGTTCCATGCAAGACCAATCCCATGGGCGTGAAGGGGGCGGGCGAGGCCGGCGCGATCGGCTCCTGTCCGGCCGTCGTCAACGCCATCGTCGACGGGCTCTGGCGCGAGTACAAGATCGACCACATCGACATGCCGGCGACCCCGGAACGGGTGTGGATCGCCATCAGCGAGCACCGTCGCCGTCACAGCCTCTAG
- a CDS encoding DUF1127 domain-containing protein, giving the protein MPPQQTNITSETGGDAARLRLDPSAVLSLLKRYCRAFWEQSRSRRVALHDLSDRELMDIGLTRGEIDYFTSARALDKLRDRAMDPWRRGGM; this is encoded by the coding sequence ATGCCACCGCAACAGACTAACATCACCTCCGAGACGGGGGGTGATGCCGCGAGGCTTCGCCTCGACCCCTCTGCCGTCTTGAGCCTGCTCAAGCGCTACTGTCGCGCGTTTTGGGAGCAGTCCCGGAGCCGACGGGTTGCCTTGCACGACCTGAGCGACAGGGAGCTGATGGATATCGGCCTGACGCGCGGCGAGATCGACTACTTCACGTCCGCAAGGGCTCTCGACAAGCTGAGAGATCGCGCGATGGATCCGTGGCGGCGCGGTGGGATGTAG
- the murJ gene encoding murein biosynthesis integral membrane protein MurJ, translating to MLGRIFTVGGYTLLSRLTGFARDIMLAAILGAGPVADAFFVALRLPNHFRAIFAEGAFNAAWVPAYAHVHGERGEGAAKLFADRIFTLLLASQVVLLIAAWLFMPQAMSILAPGFSEDAEQRKLAIELTRITFPYLLLITLVTLYGGMLNVMQRFASAAAASIFLNVAMMMTLAVAVWFPTAGHAAAWGVLISGFLQYFLLAGDLARHGGLPRFAPLKLDEDVRGFFKALGPATLGSMGTQVALFADTIIATFLPAGALSALYYADRLNQLPIGVIGIAIGTVLLPEMSRRITANDHDGAMKAQRRAFDFTLLFSIPFVAAFLTVPDEIMRALFARGAFSKADAVAAGSTLAAYAIGLIPFVLIRSAVATFYARKDTATPVRASLTGIAVNVALKLALMGSLAQIGLALATAVGVWTNLLLVLFFAVRRGFLVLDRAWLLSLAKFLLTGLILAAAFWLIARFSPAALASVHAFRDEATLALLAVGGTIVYALAILILFGRKWLMSLVRG from the coding sequence ATGCTCGGACGCATCTTCACGGTCGGTGGTTACACGCTGCTTTCGCGGCTGACGGGATTTGCCCGCGACATCATGCTCGCGGCGATCCTCGGCGCCGGCCCGGTGGCCGACGCCTTTTTCGTGGCGCTGCGGTTGCCGAACCATTTCCGCGCGATCTTCGCCGAGGGCGCGTTCAACGCCGCCTGGGTGCCGGCCTATGCGCATGTCCATGGCGAGCGCGGGGAGGGGGCGGCCAAATTGTTCGCCGACCGCATCTTCACGCTGCTCTTGGCTTCGCAAGTCGTGCTGCTCATCGCCGCCTGGCTGTTCATGCCGCAGGCCATGAGCATTTTGGCGCCCGGCTTCAGTGAGGATGCCGAGCAGCGCAAGCTTGCGATCGAGCTGACCCGGATCACCTTTCCCTATCTGCTGCTGATCACGCTGGTGACGCTCTATGGCGGCATGCTCAACGTGATGCAGCGCTTTGCCAGCGCCGCGGCCGCGTCGATCTTCCTCAACGTCGCGATGATGATGACGCTGGCAGTTGCCGTCTGGTTTCCGACCGCGGGCCACGCCGCGGCCTGGGGCGTCCTGATCTCGGGCTTCCTGCAATATTTCCTGCTCGCCGGCGATCTCGCCCGCCATGGCGGCCTGCCGCGCTTTGCGCCCTTGAAGCTCGACGAAGACGTCCGCGGCTTCTTCAAGGCGCTGGGGCCTGCGACGCTGGGCTCGATGGGCACGCAGGTCGCGCTGTTTGCCGACACCATCATCGCGACCTTCCTGCCCGCGGGCGCGCTGTCGGCGCTGTATTATGCCGACCGTCTCAACCAGCTGCCGATCGGCGTCATCGGCATCGCCATCGGCACGGTGCTGCTGCCGGAGATGTCGCGGCGCATCACCGCCAACGACCATGACGGCGCGATGAAGGCGCAACGCCGCGCGTTCGACTTCACGCTGCTGTTCTCGATCCCGTTCGTCGCGGCCTTCCTCACCGTGCCCGACGAGATCATGCGCGCGCTGTTCGCCCGCGGCGCGTTCTCGAAGGCCGATGCGGTTGCCGCAGGCAGCACGCTCGCCGCCTACGCCATCGGCCTGATCCCCTTCGTGCTGATCCGCAGCGCGGTCGCGACTTTCTACGCGCGCAAGGACACCGCGACGCCGGTGCGGGCGTCGCTGACCGGCATCGCCGTCAACGTCGCGCTGAAGCTCGCCCTGATGGGATCGCTCGCCCAGATCGGCCTCGCGCTGGCGACCGCCGTCGGCGTCTGGACCAATCTCTTGCTGGTGCTGTTCTTCGCCGTGCGGCGTGGCTTTCTGGTGCTGGACCGCGCGTGGCTGCTGTCGCTCGCGAAGTTCCTGCTGACCGGATTGATCCTCGCCGCAGCCTTCTGGCTGATCGCGCGCTTCAGCCCGGCCGCTCTTGCCTCCGTGCATGCCTTCCGGGACGAAGCGACGTTGGCTCTGCTCGCCGTCGGAGGCACGATCGTCTACGCGCTCGCGATCCTCATCCTGTTCGGCCGCAAGTGGCTGATGTCGCTGGTGCGCGGCTAG
- a CDS encoding DegT/DnrJ/EryC1/StrS family aminotransferase, with amino-acid sequence MNQHLRSEPIPFIDVGSQRRRLGASLDAAVKRVLDHCQFVNGPEVAELEKQLAAYCGAKHVIGCASGTDAILMVMMAKNVGPGDAVLCPSFTFIATASPVARTGATPVYVDVDEATFNMSPESLKRGIASARKAGLKPAAVIPVDLFGQPADHDAIAEIAKAEGLFVLDDAAQGFGASYKGRKLGTLALATATSFFPAKPLGCFGDGGAIFTDDDELAATLRSIRVHGQGIDKYDNVRLGLTGRLDTMQAAVLIEKLKIFDDEIAARNRVAERYERGLSNVVTVPRLSPGNTSVWAQYTIRLPEGTDRDGFAAALKAQGVPTAIYYGKSMHQQTAYKQYPVAEGGLPGCESLSQDVISLPMHAYLTEADQERIIAAVRGAIAG; translated from the coding sequence ATGAACCAGCATCTGCGGTCCGAACCCATTCCCTTCATCGACGTCGGCTCGCAGCGCCGCCGGCTCGGCGCCTCGCTCGATGCGGCCGTCAAGCGCGTGCTCGACCATTGCCAGTTCGTCAACGGCCCTGAGGTCGCCGAGCTCGAGAAGCAGCTCGCGGCCTATTGCGGCGCCAAGCACGTCATCGGCTGCGCCAGCGGCACCGACGCGATCCTGATGGTGATGATGGCGAAGAATGTCGGGCCCGGCGATGCCGTGCTGTGTCCGTCCTTCACCTTCATCGCGACCGCCTCGCCGGTGGCGCGGACCGGCGCGACGCCGGTCTATGTCGACGTGGACGAGGCGACCTTCAACATGAGCCCGGAATCGCTCAAGCGCGGCATCGCGTCCGCCCGCAAGGCCGGCCTCAAGCCGGCAGCGGTCATTCCGGTCGACCTGTTCGGCCAGCCCGCCGATCACGACGCCATCGCCGAGATCGCAAAGGCCGAAGGCCTGTTCGTGCTCGACGACGCCGCCCAGGGGTTTGGCGCGAGCTACAAGGGCCGCAAGCTCGGCACCCTGGCGCTTGCTACCGCCACCAGCTTCTTCCCGGCAAAACCGCTCGGCTGCTTTGGCGACGGCGGCGCGATCTTCACCGATGACGACGAGCTCGCGGCGACGCTGCGCAGCATCCGCGTGCACGGGCAGGGCATCGACAAATACGACAACGTCCGTCTTGGCCTCACCGGCCGGCTCGACACCATGCAGGCTGCGGTCCTGATCGAGAAGCTGAAGATTTTTGACGACGAGATCGCTGCCCGCAACCGGGTTGCCGAACGCTATGAGCGCGGGCTCAGCAACGTGGTCACCGTGCCGCGCCTTAGCCCCGGCAACACCTCGGTCTGGGCGCAGTACACCATCCGCCTGCCCGAGGGGACCGACCGTGACGGCTTTGCCGCGGCGCTGAAGGCCCAGGGCGTGCCGACCGCGATCTATTACGGCAAGTCGATGCATCAGCAGACCGCCTACAAGCAGTATCCGGTCGCCGAGGGCGGGTTGCCGGGTTGCGAGAGCCTGTCGCAGGACGTCATCAGCCTGCCGATGCACGCCTACCTGACCGAAGCCGACCAGGAGCGAATCATCGCCGCCGTGCGCGGGGCGATTGCGGGTTGA
- a CDS encoding Gfo/Idh/MocA family protein: protein MSSKGSAPAKAGLRVGVVGAGVMGSNHARVLAGLPGVTLVGVVDPSPTHLTRTTELANCQGFETLDQLLAAGVDAVTIAAPTHLHHEVALACIAKNSHVLVEKPIASTVAEGREIVAAAQKAGVTLMVGHVERFNPAVAAVKQAIAGEDILSIAITRVGPFPPRMSNVGVVIDLAVHDIDLIRWFTESDIVEVQPQLSSAVAEREDIALLQFRTANGVLAHINTNWLTPFKARSVTVATRGKYVMGDLLTRQVTECFGFKPDGSYSMRHLPVGHDEPLRAELIAFLKAVRHGETPAVTGDEGVASLEIATQCLETPSRPAATSPARKGPRRVAG, encoded by the coding sequence ATGAGTTCCAAAGGGTCAGCGCCTGCCAAAGCAGGCTTGCGTGTCGGTGTCGTCGGCGCGGGCGTGATGGGCAGCAACCATGCGCGCGTGCTCGCGGGTCTTCCCGGCGTCACCCTCGTCGGCGTGGTCGATCCCTCGCCGACGCACCTGACGCGCACCACCGAGCTTGCCAACTGCCAAGGGTTCGAGACGCTCGACCAGCTCCTGGCCGCCGGCGTCGATGCCGTCACCATCGCAGCGCCCACCCATCTGCATCACGAGGTCGCGCTCGCCTGCATCGCCAAGAACAGCCACGTACTGGTCGAGAAGCCGATCGCCTCCACGGTCGCCGAAGGCCGCGAGATCGTCGCCGCCGCGCAAAAGGCTGGCGTCACGCTGATGGTCGGCCATGTCGAGCGCTTCAATCCGGCGGTCGCCGCGGTCAAGCAGGCGATCGCGGGCGAGGATATCCTCTCGATCGCGATCACCCGCGTCGGTCCGTTCCCGCCGCGCATGTCCAATGTCGGCGTCGTCATCGACCTCGCCGTGCACGACATCGACCTGATCCGCTGGTTCACCGAATCCGACATCGTCGAGGTGCAGCCGCAATTGTCGAGCGCGGTCGCCGAGCGCGAGGACATCGCGCTGCTCCAATTCCGCACCGCCAACGGCGTGCTCGCCCACATCAACACCAACTGGCTGACGCCGTTCAAGGCACGCAGCGTCACGGTCGCGACCCGCGGCAAATACGTGATGGGCGATCTGTTGACGCGCCAGGTCACCGAGTGCTTCGGCTTCAAGCCCGACGGCAGCTACTCGATGCGGCATCTGCCTGTCGGCCATGACGAGCCGCTGCGGGCAGAGCTGATCGCGTTCCTCAAGGCCGTGCGCCACGGCGAGACGCCGGCGGTCACCGGCGATGAGGGCGTTGCCAGCCTCGAGATCGCCACGCAGTGCCTGGAGACGCCGTCGCGTCCCGCCGCGACGTCGCCCGCCCGCAAGGGTCCGCGCCGCGTCGCCGGCTGA
- a CDS encoding mannose-1-phosphate guanylyltransferase/mannose-6-phosphate isomerase: protein MDKRIIPLIMCGGAGTRLWPASREVRPKQFLPLFGSRSTFQDTLLRVSDASLFDRPIVITNASYRFMVLEQLAEIGIEADVILEPMRRDSGPAIAAGAVFAQNRASEAIVLALAADHVVQDKAAFVAACREGLTAASAGRIVTFGVKPERPATEYGYISLGEVISGEVHAVARFVEKPDAVKAADYVNSGYLWNSGNFMFPATVLLDEYRKVDAASVEAVSNAVTNAGRDLGFVTLEPEAFGSAKAISIDYAVMEKTSRAAVVPVSCGWSDVGSWHAVWELSEKDAQGNAAHGAAVFEDSRNCNVTTDSALVALEGVDDLVVVATADAVLVSRQKDANGLKRLVTKLKAVAPKVTEEHLKVHRPWGSYQSVDNGERHQVKRIVVKPGGRLSLQKHHHRAEHWIVVRGAARVTVNETVKTVHENESIYIPMGAVHRMENPGKIMLELIEVQTGSYLGEDDIIRIEDDYQRS from the coding sequence ATGGACAAACGCATTATCCCCCTGATCATGTGCGGCGGTGCCGGCACGCGGCTGTGGCCGGCCTCGCGCGAGGTGCGCCCCAAGCAGTTCCTGCCGCTGTTCGGTTCGCGCTCGACCTTCCAGGACACGCTGCTGCGCGTCTCGGACGCCTCGCTGTTCGATCGTCCGATCGTCATCACCAATGCGTCCTATCGCTTCATGGTGCTGGAGCAGCTCGCCGAGATCGGCATCGAGGCCGACGTGATCCTCGAGCCGATGCGCCGCGACTCCGGCCCTGCGATTGCCGCGGGCGCGGTGTTCGCGCAGAACCGCGCCAGTGAAGCGATCGTGCTCGCGCTCGCCGCCGACCACGTGGTGCAGGACAAGGCCGCCTTCGTCGCGGCCTGCCGCGAAGGCCTCACCGCCGCGAGCGCCGGGCGCATCGTCACCTTCGGCGTCAAGCCGGAGCGGCCGGCGACCGAATACGGCTATATCAGCCTGGGCGAGGTGATCTCCGGCGAGGTGCACGCAGTCGCGCGCTTCGTCGAGAAGCCGGACGCGGTGAAGGCGGCCGACTACGTCAATTCGGGCTATCTGTGGAACAGCGGCAACTTCATGTTCCCGGCAACCGTCCTGCTCGACGAATACCGCAAGGTCGATGCGGCGAGCGTGGAGGCGGTCTCCAATGCGGTCACCAACGCCGGCCGCGATCTCGGCTTCGTGACGCTGGAGCCCGAGGCGTTCGGTTCGGCGAAGGCGATCTCGATCGACTACGCGGTGATGGAGAAGACCTCGCGCGCGGCCGTCGTGCCGGTGTCCTGCGGCTGGTCCGACGTCGGCTCCTGGCACGCGGTTTGGGAATTGTCGGAGAAGGACGCGCAGGGCAACGCCGCGCACGGCGCCGCCGTGTTCGAGGATTCGCGCAACTGCAACGTCACCACCGATTCCGCGCTGGTCGCGCTCGAAGGCGTCGACGATCTCGTCGTGGTCGCGACCGCCGATGCGGTCCTGGTCTCGCGCCAGAAGGATGCCAACGGCCTGAAGCGCCTGGTGACCAAGCTCAAGGCGGTGGCCCCGAAGGTCACCGAGGAGCATCTCAAGGTGCATCGGCCCTGGGGCAGCTACCAGTCGGTGGACAATGGCGAGCGCCACCAGGTCAAGCGCATCGTGGTCAAGCCCGGCGGGCGGCTGTCGCTGCAGAAGCACCATCACCGTGCCGAGCACTGGATCGTGGTTCGCGGCGCGGCGCGGGTCACCGTCAACGAGACCGTGAAGACGGTGCACGAGAACGAGTCGATCTACATCCCGATGGGCGCGGTGCACCGGATGGAGAATCCCGGTAAAATCATGCTGGAACTCATCGAGGTCCAGACCGGCAGCTATCTCGGGGAAGACGACATCATCCGGATTGAAGACGACTATCAAAGGTCGTAA